The region CTTTGCGGTCAACCTCAATCAACAAACTGCATCCGGTCAGGTGGAAATTGCACAGCCAGGGTTAGGGGGGTTCCGTGCTGACAAGTTCGTTGGGCGTGTCAGCGTTGTTGACGGTGTCGCCACCTTGCAAGATGGCAAATTGACCCAGGGGCAAACCGTTCTGCAATTAGACGCCTCTACCAATCTGCGAGATGCCGACCCTCAGTTCAAAGGACGCATCAATGTGGCTCAAGGGAATATTCAAGATGTGTTGGAAGCGTTGCAGATCTTTGAACTTCAAGACTTTCAGCGGGGTATTCGAGCACCCATTTATGGTAAAGCTGCTGATTTGCAAACTGTCCCCATCGATGCCAGCAATGTCTCAATTCAAACTCAACTTCGGCGTCTGGCAGAAATCCAGGCATTGCGAGCGATCGCGCAGGCTGAAAAAGACGCTGCAATCCTTCCCGATTTGGCAGAACTCACCGGAAATTTCACCGGAACCATCAATGTGACAGGCTCCCTCTCCGCTGGCATCAATGCCAACTTTGATATTCGGGGACAGGATTTTCAATGGGGACGATTTACAGCCAACCAAGTAGTTGCATTGGGCAGTTTCCAGAACGGTGAATTAACCTTGCTGCCCCTCCGGCTCCAAACGGATGATGCCGTGATCGCCTTCTCTGGGCAACTGCTTGGAGCCAGCCAATCTGGACAACTCCGGATTGAGAACTTTCCCGTGGAACAGTTAACCGACCTGGTGCAACTTCCGATCAATGTGAGCGGCTTGTTGAATGCTACCGCCACCATCTCTGGTAGTTTTGGCAATCCTCAAGCGATCGGGCAATTTAGCCTCAACAATACTCAACTCAACGCCAAAGACGTTCAAACTATCCGCGGTAGCTTCACGTATACCAATGCCAGACTCGACTTCTCAAACACCATCGCCATCACCGAAACCGATCCCAATCCTCTTTTCATCGTCGGTAGCATTCCCCTGAAATTATTTGGAGTTGAACCTGCCAGCAATACAGTCAGTCTGGATATCAACGTGAGAGATGATGGCTTAGCCTTGCTGAATGTGCTGACCAATCAAGTCAGTTGGGTAGACGGCAAAGGCGAAGTGAGAGTCAGTGTGAGAGGAACCCTTGCCAACCCGATCGCCGTTGGGGTGGTAAGGGTGCAAGATGCCACCCTACGGGCAAGAGCCTTGCCAGACCCATTGACCAATGTGAACGGAACTGCCCGCTTTGTCCAAGATCGGATTCGAGTTGAGCAATTCGCAGGCGATTTTAGCCAGGGGAAAGTGGTTGCTTCTGGGGTCATCCCGCTGGCAAATCCTCTTGAGCCAACTGACCCAGACCTGGACAATCCTTTAACCGTCCAACTGAATAAGATTGCCCTCAATTTAAAGGGACTCTACCAAGGCGGAGTTGATGGCACTGTGATTATTACCAGAGCAGCGCTTGATCCAGTCATTAGCGGCGACATCCGGCTCAGCAACGGACAGGTTCAGCTTGCTGCTGGAACTCCAGAAGCAGGTGGCGAGGGGCAAACTAGTCAACCATCTAACGTGGCATTTGCGGATCTCAAGCTCACTCTGGGAGACGGGGTTGTTTTGGTTAATCAACCCATCCTAAGATTTGTCGCCAGGGGAGATCTGGTGATCAATGGAGATGTAACCAGTCCCGAACCTTCAGGCACCATTCGGTTAACCTCCGGGCAAGTTAACCTGTTTACAACACAATTTGTGCTAGATCGCAGTTATAACCAAACAGCCGTTTTTGTTCCTGGTCGAGGGCTTGACCCTGACTTAAATGTGCGGTTAGTAGCGTTAGTCTCTGAAGTCACCAATCGCCGTCAGCCCTCAGTACTCACCCCTTCTGAAATTCTGGACGTTCCAGCCCCAGCATCTAGTTTTGGGTCATTGAGAACCGTCAGAGTGCGAGCAGAAGTGATGGGACCTGCCAGTCGCCTCTCAGAAAATTTGTCTCTGACCAGTAGCCCACCGAGGTCGGAGGCAGAGATTGTTGCCCTTATTGGTGGTGGCTACATTGATACGCTGGGACGAGGTGATACGTTGCTAGGGTTAGCCAACCTGGCAGGGTCGGCGTTGTTGACCAATGTGCAAACGTTTATTGGACAAACCTTAGGGTTGAGTGAATTCCGCTTGTTCCCTACCTTCACAACTGGGAATAACCGTGATACGGGCGAAACCAGTGGGACGTTAGGGCTGGCAGCAGAAGCAGCAGTGGATATTACTCCCACTCTCTCAGTTGGTGTGATTAAGATTTTGACCAATAATGAACCTGCTCAGTTTGGTCTGCGTTATCGCATTAATAACAACCTGCTATTGCGCAGCTCCACTAATTTTTCAGGTGATACGAGAGCTTCCGTTGAGTACGAGTTAAGGTTCTAGTTGATTTTACATCCAGTCAACTGCAAGGCTAAGTCGCAAGGTTCCCAGTCCCAAATCTTTGTCGGACAGGGCCCGTGCTTCAAAAATTGCCATCATGTCTTTGAACTGTGGGTTTCCGCGGGAGGCACCAGTTAACCCTTTGGCGATGATGAGACCGCAATAACCTTTGGTTTTCTTGCAGCGCTGTTCCCATTTTTTGCGAGCAGCAACGTGCGTAGGGTCGTCTTCGCCGAATTCACCAAATAAATGCAGATCTCCGTTCCCTGTTTGCAGCAGTCCAATGTCGTAGCGATCGCCCCCGAATGGATCTTCGCCTGGATTGAAGCAAATTGCTTGTAGTCCGCCTGCATCCTTCAAGTCCTGGATCAGCGCTTTGGCTTTGGGGCGAGAAGTTTGAATCATGATCACAGGAAGCCCATCCCCTGCCTGCGTAACTGACTGCGGTTGGTAATATTCTGCCCCCAGCCGTAGCATCTCCAGGACATCCCAGGGAACCATGCCCAGGCTTAAGAAGGAGTTTTCAGGTACCAGATCATTACGCACTGAGGGAAGGAATGCCTCTGTCTCATCATCTGCCCCTTCCATAGCTAATAGTTCGGTTGCCAAATCGGGCATGGTGGAGACTTTGACCGATAGCTGAGAGGGTTCTTCGCCATCTATGCCAGGCAATGGGATGCGGTAGCGGCTACTCAGGGCTGGGAACGAATCCTTTTGCAGTTTTTGACGATGTTGGCGCAGGAAGCGATGCAATGCCTCCAGGCTAATGAGCATACTGGCAGCTTCGTCTTCGTAAAGAAACGATCTCAACCCTTCTAGCGGGTGGAGATTGCCAAACACGGGTTCGAGTTGATCGCTAGAGGGGGGAAATTTTAATCCAATTGCGCGATCGCCAGGTTCATCCTCGTCGTCGCTCTCAAATGTCAGGAACAAACAATCTTGCCCTAGAAAAGCTTCCTGCATTTGCTCTAAGGATTCTTGCGAAATTGCCCGCTGCCGGAACTGCTTGAGAGAATCAATCGAGCGATAGAATAATACTCCAAATTCCATCCCCAGCATTCCCATGACTGAGGCATAAAGGGTTCCCACGTCCCACTGGTTTAGCTCAATGGCAATAATTTCGTGATCGGCAAAGATCTGCCAGGGAGCATCCTCCCAAATTTCGTAGGCCTTCTTGGTTAGCAACTCGGCAAACTTGGGTGGCAAGTTGGGTGGGCGATTGCCAATCGCATCTTGTAGCCCTCGAAAAATTTCATCAATTAAAGGCAACTCAGGCACATATTCCAGAGTAATGTCCAGATCCTGTAAGACTCCTCGGAGAAAAAATTGCAACTCGCGATCGCGCACCACTATCTTTTTAGGGCGGGCTGGAGTACTGGGATTATGGGGTTGTTCCATCGCCTTAAGTAAGGTGCGAACCACGGCTTCTGGTCCCGTTTGCACTGTCACAATGTCCATTGCTCGCACCATTCCCTGGGTACCATCTACCCAAAGAATGCAATCTCCCTCTGGTGGAATTTCGGAGTCCATTTCCATCCAGTCGCCACTATCCGTGTTGGTAATTAAGCGACGGCGATCGCCTTCCCAGACACTGGGAATCTGCTTCAGTTTTTGCAGACGACGGCAGGTAGAGCGATTAAGCGCATTCATAGATGGGTACGGTAAGGAGCAAGGAATCACCCCGATCTAATCAATTCATCTCTGAAAACTGGATGATGAGGCTGATCTCAATCGCGGTTAGATATTCATATTACTGTGGTGGATTTGATGCAAACGACTGTAGTTATGAGAGTTAATTCACACAATGTTGAAGAGTCGTCATAGTTGGCAATGAGTCATAACACAAGGTCGCTTTGAAAGCGGGTTGAGTGATCTATGCTGGATAGTATGATTGGAACAAGTGATAAAACCCAATTATCGCGATCGCCAGGGAGTTTTAAGAATCCATGACACAAGCAACTCAGGCTCAACAGAGAGGCATTCAGATGACAGATGCTGCCCTTAAGCATGTTTTGATGTTGCGGGAGAAGCAAGGAACCGACCTCTGTTTACGGGTAGGTGTGCGAGGTGGAGGCTGCTCTGGAATGTCGTATACGATGAATTTTGAAGATCCTACCAACATTCAAGAGACTGACGAGGTCTACGACTACGAGGGGTTCAAAGTTGTGTGTGACCCAAAGAGTCTGCTGTATTTGTACGGTTTAGTGCTGGACTACAGCGACGCGTTGATTGGCGGTGGCTTCCAGTTTACAAACCCTAACGCCAATCAGACCTGCGGTTGTGGCAAGTCCTTTTCAGCCTAATTTTGTCAATAGTGCTGCAATAGTTTTGAACCTTACAGTTTTATTTCTTACTCTTCCATGACTCAGACTATCGAATCACTTTTTGATGAGGGAATTGAGCGCTATAAGGCAGGAGAAGCCCCAGAAGCATTGATTCCAGTCTTCAAAGAAGTGTGCGATCGCGCTCCTAAAAGTAGTTCTGCCTGGACATGTCTCGCCTGGTTATACTTGCTTACTGATAAGCCGCTCAAAGCCTATGAAGCTGCCCAAAAAGCAGTTAAGCTTAATCCGCAAGACCCGCAAGCCCGGGTAAACTTGGCACTGGCAATGCTGGATGCTGATAAGAAAGGCGTGCGCCAACACATCGAACTCGTGCAACAAATTATTTTGGTAGCGGCTGAACTGCGGGAAGAAATTGAACAAAACATTCAAGATGGCTTGGCTCGTAAACCTGGTTGGAAAAGCTTGGAACGGGTAAACGCCTGGTTGTTTGAATAATGCTTTCTGGCATCGCCGTCTTACGAAAGGAATTGATTTTATGTTCTCCACTGAGCAACTAATTACCTACGCCCGGTGGTCGGGTTATTTCACGATTTTCTGTGCAGTGATTGCGGTGTTGGGATGGCTGCTGAAGTGGGGCATCCGCTTTCGCCTGGTTGGCATTACCGGGTTTATGACTGTCTTGACTGGTGGCTTGTTTGCTCTTAGCTTAGGGCTTTATGTGCGTCCCACAATTCCAGATGCCATCCGCTTTGCTTGCGTGTTCGACACAGGTGGCACAAGTGTTGTGATTTCAGTTCCACCGACTGTCACGGAGACTCAACTGCGAGCAACTCTGGAGCAAGCTGCTCTGGATCTCTATTCCCCCGGTCGGTTGTCTCAAGGAACTGATAAGATGACAATTCGGGCAAGAACGGTATTGCATCCAGAACCAGGGATTTCCAAACTGGTTTATCTGGGACAGGTGCAGCGATCGCTTCTCTCTCGGGACAACGCTCAACTAGAAATTCAACTTGATTCAGCCCAACTGGCTCAACTTCCCCAGCCAACTGCATAACTGCTGTATAGACAGAGTTGAAGGATTTGTGAGGGTATGCACAGATACTCCATAGCAAATACTAAAATCAACGTCTATTCCTTTTTATAGTTTTTTGCGATATGCCAACGACTGTTAATTCGCTTCCTGTTCTAAGTGTTGCACCCTCTCAAGTAGTTCGAGGACAAGGAATCTTAGCAGAAGCTATCGCGATGATCGCACAATTGGGACAGCGTCCGTTTGTGGTTGGCGGAGATACCACACTGCAGCGCGTCCAGTCCCAGTTTCAAGCTGCCTTTCAGCAGCACAACTTGCAATCAGTTCAAAGGTCATATTTGCCCGATTGCAGCGAAACCAGTTTGGCAACCCTACGTAAGGCTGTTCAGTCTCATCAAGCAGATGTGGTGATTGGGGTTGGGGGTGGCAAAGCCCTTGACACTGCAAAGCTACTGTCCTATCAGTGTCAACTTCCCGTGGTTACCATTCCCACATCTGGTGCCACCTGTGCCGCCTGGACAGCGTTATCCAATGTTTATTCCAACGATGGGGCATTTTTGTATGATGTGCCCTTGTTACATTGTCCCAATTTGTTGATTCTGGATTACGACCTGGTCGCCACGGCTCCTCAACGAACGCTTGTTGCTGGGATTGGAGACGCGATCGCTAAGTGGTACGAAGCTTCGGTAAGTAGCGGACATACTCAACACACGTTAACGATTGCCGCTGTCCAACAAGCTAGAGTGTTGCGAGATATTCTATTTCAGAAATCAGTGGAAGCCTTGCAAAAGCCTGGTAGCAATACCTGGCAAGAAGTTGTTGATGCAACCGTTTTGTTGGCAGGTGTGATTGGGGGCTTGGGGGGTGCTCAATGTCGCACGGTCGCAGCCCATGCTGTTCATAATGGGTTGACCCATCTCCCTGCCAGTCATGGCACCCTGCATGGCGAGAAAGTTGCCTATGGCATTCTGGTACAGCTCCGTCTGGAAGAGTTAATTCAGGGAAACCAACTGGCTGCCACTGCTCGCCAACAACTTTTGAAGTTTTACGCCGAGATAGGGTTACCCTGTAGTCTGCATGATCTTGGACTTTCTCAGGTATCCCTTGCCGATCTGGAGCATGCTGCCGCGATCGCCTGCGCCGAAAAATCTGATATTCATTACCTTCCCTTTCCAGTTAACCCAACTCAACTATTGGCAGCGATGGTGTCAACTACAGCACCCTGCCAAAGTGTGAAACGCTGGGGAGAAGAAGGGATGGAACATCAAGAAAGCGAGGTGCAGGCATGAGTTTGGACTGGATAACCCCGGCAGATCGATTAAAAACTTTGCCCCCTTACGTATTTGCCCGATTAGATGAACTAAAGGCACGCGCAAAAGAGCAGGGGCTGGATCTAATTGATCTGGGCATGGGAAATCCAGATGGTGCCACTCCACAGCCGGTGGTAGATGCGGCGATCGCGGCTCTGCGAGATTCATCGAATCATGGTTACCCCCCTTTTGAAGGCACAGCAGGATTTCGCCAAGCCATTACCGAATGGTACGAACGGCGCTACAACGTTAAGCTTGATCCAGACAGTGAAGCCCTGCCACTGTTGGGATCGAAAGAGGGGTTAACTCATCTGGCACTGGCATACGTGAATCCAGGAGATGTGGTATTGGTCCCCAGCCCAGCTTATCCTGCTCACTTTCGCGGTCCCTTAATTGCTGGAGCGAACATCTACAGCATCATCCTGAAGCCGGAAGATGATTGGGTCATCAACCTCAAAACCATCCCAGATGAAGTAGCGGAACGGGCTAAGATTCTTTATTTCAATTACCCTAGCAACCCGACGGCCGCAACCGCTCCCCGCCAATTTTTTGAGGAGATCGTAGCATTTGCGCGGCGCTTCAATATTTTGCTAGTGCATGATTTATGTTATGCCGAGCTGGCATTTGATGGGTATCAACCTACAAGCCTGCTAGAAATTCCGGGTGCAATCGATATCAGTGTCGAATTCCACACCATGTCCAAAACCTACAATATGGCAGGCTGGCGTGTTGGTTTTGTCGTGGGCAATCGGCATGTGGTGCAGGGCTTGCGAACACTCAAAACTAACTTGGATTATGGCATTTTTCGGGTGCTGCAAACGGCGGCTCAAACAGCACTGCAACTCCCAGATGTGTATCTGCATGAAGTACAGGCACGCTATCGGACTCGTCGCGATTTCTTGATTCAGGGGTTAGCAGAATTGGGATGGACTATCCCTAAAACCAGAGCCACGATGTATTTGTGGGTTCCTTGCCCACCCGGAGTTAGTTCCACAGATTTTGCTCTGTCTGTGCTGCAGCAAACAGGGGTTGTGGTCACGCCAGGAAATGCTTTTGGGGCAGGGGGAGAAGGCTATGTGCGCATTAGCCTAATCGCCGAGTGCGATCGCCTGGGAGAAGTGCTGCGCCGTTTGAAACAAGCAGGTATTACTTATGACTCAGGCGCTGAACTAGCAGCCAGTTTACAAGGAAAGAAATAATAGTTACCAGAGCTGGCTAACTGGGAAAAGAGCCGCAATCCCATCTAGAAAGCGAGCAGCTAACACACCGCCCAGAAAGCTAATGAGGCGGGCTTTCCAGACAGAATCTCCGCTAATCGGCACCATTCCCCACAGCATCCAGCTACACACACACCCCACAAGAATCGTGACCAAAATTGCCACGATCGCGGGTTCAAAATATCCCCGCAGCAGCAAAAAGCCTAAATAGCTAAATAAAATATTGCTGCTGCTAAAAAACCTGGCAGACTTGGGAAACAATAGCCCATTTAGACAATCCACCAGTAAAGCGATCAAGGTGACGATCACCAAGTCACGAGTTCCCCGTAGCAAAAGCAGGGTTCCCAAAAGTAAAAACATTTCGGCATTAGCAAACACTCGCTCAGTCCGATTAATGGAAGCTGAAACCGGAGGACTCCAAAAACCTGGCAAGGTGCGAAAGGTGAAACCTATTTCATTGAGGTTTTTCCCTAAAGCCAGTGCGATCGCTAACGAAAATAGCCAGACATACACAATGATGTCTGCGATTGTTTTGGCTTGTGTTGCGAAATCGTTAACTGTCACCGATGCTCCATAACCACTTGACACAGGCTCTCCTGCTTTGATTCTGCCGAAACTAGCAACGCACCCATCAAAAGGCTAACAATTGCCAAAAGTCTATGCCAAACGGCTAAAAACTCTCTGAATTTTAACCCGTATCCAGACAGACCTCGCTTCATTGATATTGCATTTCATAACGCCCATATCCCTATAATCTGGCAAGGGTTGAATCATCAGGTCTATTTCGCCAACCCCCGCCAGTCTCGAACTTATGAACGTCGCAACTGATTTGGGGCTCATCCTAATGTTGATCGGGGTGAATGCCTTTTTTGCCGCCGCAGAAATTGCGCTTGTATCTGCGAATCCTGTACGCATGAGAATGATGGCAGAGGAGGGAAATCGATCAGCACGGCGAGTGCTCGCTGCAATGGAAGATAGCACTCGGTTTCTAGCAACAGTTCAAATTGGGATTACGCTGGCAGGCTTTTTCACCTCAGCAACGGCTGCGACAAATCTTTCTGCCCCAGTCACCGAAATGTTGGAACCCGTACTCAAAGAGGCGGCTGCATCGGTTTCACTGATTCTCATTACAACTGTCATCGCTTTTATCAGCTTAGTTTTGGGTGAATTGGTGCCTAAGCGTCTGGGACTTCGCAATGCTGAAGCGATCGCCCTTGCCTCAATCAATCCCATTCGCTGGTTAGGCAAAATCGCCGCCCCAATCGTCAAGTTCTTAAGCATCTGCACCAACATTATTTTGAGACTCACAGGCAACCCGGTGATTGATACAGAAGAAAGCGTTAGCACTGAAGAAATTAAAGCGATGGTTGATTCCGCACGGGCAGGCGGATCGGTGGGCGAACAGGAACGTCGCATCATTCACGGTGCAGTAGAACTGAGTAATGTCACCGCTCGTGCCATCATGGTGCCGCGGGTTCAAATTCAGTACTTAAAAACCACGACCTCTTTAGAAGAAGCCTATCAAGTTGCGGCGGAAAACGCCCACACCCGACTCCCTGTTTGCGAAGGCGATCTGGATCATATTGTTGGCATTCTGCATGTCAAAGACTTAATTCGCCCGCTGCCAGAACTGAGAGAGCATCCCCCATCGATTGCCGAACTAGTGCGCCCAGTACATTCTGTACCCGAAACTAAGCCTGTTCACGACCTACTGGAAGAAATGAAAAAAAACCGCCTGCATCTGGTGATTGTGCGGGATGAATTTGGTGGCACTGCTGGATTAGTCACATTGGAAGACGTGCTGGAAGAAATTGTGGGGGAAATTCGAGATGAATACGACGCGGAAGAAGAGCGGGAATTTCGCCAAATTGGTGAACATGAGGGCATTTTCAAAATTCGCGCCAGCATCGCCACGGTGAATAATGAACTGAATCTGGAGCTTCCCCGCGAAGATGCTGCCACCCTGGCTGGATTATTTCTAGAAGATTTGCAGCGTCCCCCTGAACCTGGCGATCGCCTCCAGGTCAATGATGTGTTGCTTACCGTGTTGGAAGATGGACAGCGAGTGCGGGTGGCGGTGGTGCCAATGCCCACTACTGAATCAGACGATGATTAAATACTCGCACATCGGCAGGCCCCCACTACTGGACTCTGGCTTCTGGCGAAGAGTCCACTGGCAAGGATGAATCAACCGCGATCGCCCATAATGGACACAAAAGCTAGCGAACCTGCACCTTAGCCCCCTTTCTTTCCTCTCTTTTATGTCTGGTGATTTTGAGAAAAACAGTCTAGATTGGCAACTTCATCTCTGGCAAATCCGCATTGCCGAATGGGTTGAGCGACTCTTTCAGTCTTCTAACAACAACCCAAGTCTGCCCAACTGGTCGTTTCCAGAATGGCTATTGCAGAGATTATTCTGGGCGCTCGCCATCGCCCTAAGCCTGTGGGCACTGTGGCAACTTTATTCTATCCTGGCTCCTTATTTAGGAACCAGCATCCTGGCAAACAGCCAACAGCCAACAGCCACAACTTCACACCCAGAAAGGCGAACCACCGCTGAGTGGCACCAGCGATCGCGATTGCTAGCGCAGCAAGGCAACTATCGAGAAGCATGTCGTGCTCTGTATCAAGCAACCTTGCAACATCTAGATATCGCAGGGCTGATTCCTGGAGAAGCCAGCCGCACCGATGGCGAATATCTTCGTCGGCTGCAAACCCTGCCCAATCCTCACCCTTACCAGATTTTGATCCGCACCCATGAGCAGTTGTGCTTTAGCCATATGGAGGTGACTCAAGAAACCTTTGAACACTGTGAGCAGGCTTACC is a window of Leptolyngbyaceae cyanobacterium JSC-12 DNA encoding:
- a CDS encoding CBS domain-containing protein (IMG reference gene:2510095731~PFAM: CBS domain; Domain of unknown function DUF21; Transporter associated domain) is translated as MNVATDLGLILMLIGVNAFFAAAEIALVSANPVRMRMMAEEGNRSARRVLAAMEDSTRFLATVQIGITLAGFFTSATAATNLSAPVTEMLEPVLKEAAASVSLILITTVIAFISLVLGELVPKRLGLRNAEAIALASINPIRWLGKIAAPIVKFLSICTNIILRLTGNPVIDTEESVSTEEIKAMVDSARAGGSVGEQERRIIHGAVELSNVTARAIMVPRVQIQYLKTTTSLEEAYQVAAENAHTRLPVCEGDLDHIVGILHVKDLIRPLPELREHPPSIAELVRPVHSVPETKPVHDLLEEMKKNRLHLVIVRDEFGGTAGLVTLEDVLEEIVGEIRDEYDAEEEREFRQIGEHEGIFKIRASIATVNNELNLELPREDAATLAGLFLEDLQRPPEPGDRLQVNDVLLTVLEDGQRVRVAVVPMPTTESDDD
- a CDS encoding hypothetical protein (IMG reference gene:2510095732); its protein translation is MSGDFEKNSLDWQLHLWQIRIAEWVERLFQSSNNNPSLPNWSFPEWLLQRLFWALAIALSLWALWQLYSILAPYLGTSILANSQQPTATTSHPERRTTAEWHQRSRLLAQQGNYREACRALYQATLQHLDIAGLIPGEASRTDGEYLRRLQTLPNPHPYQILIRTHEQLCFSHMEVTQETFEHCEQAYREIETL